Within the Mucilaginibacter sp. CSA2-8R genome, the region CCGGCGGTTAACTAACAGTCCAGGCATACAGAACCGGTACGTCTACCAGCCACTGTACGATTCGGTGCGTACTATAGCCCAGCAGTACTTTCCGCAATTAAACCGTTATGTAATTAAAGGAACTTACGCCTCGCAGTCCGGGTCAGAGTTTCAACTCAATGCCGTTAATATTCCGCAGGGATCGGTAGTGGTTAATGCCGGCTCTTTACGTTTGCAGGAAGGCAGTGATTATACGGTAGATTACAGCATTGGCCGTATACGGGTGCTCAACCAGTCGTTGCTGCAGTCGGGCCAGCCACTTACCGTAAATATCGAGAATAATGAACTGTTCGGCGTTCAGCAAAAAACTTTGTATGGGTCGCGGTTTGATTACCGGGCTAATTCAAAGCTACTCTTGGGTGGTACAGTAATGCACTTAACCGAGCAGCCGCTTACCCAAAAACAGATTGTTGGCGATGAGTCGGTTTCTAATACCATTTTAGGTTTAGATGCAAATTATAGCTCAGAGTCGCGCTGGTTAACCCGATTGGTAGACCGCTTGCCGCTAATTAATACCAAGGCGCCATCGTTTATCAGCTTTTCGGGCGAGGTGGCGCGTTTGCTGCCTGGAAGTCCTGCCGCTATTAACTTTGCAGGCTCTAAAAATGGTACGTCTTACCTGGATGATTTTGAGAGCAGCCAGTCTGTCATTGATCTAAAGGGCGCATTAAACTGGCAGATATCTGGAACACCGCAATTATTTGCCGAATCGAGATTGTTTAACGATTTGAGTTATGGCTATAACCGTGCACGTTTGGCTTTCTATAACATCGATCCGCTATTTTATAATTCGAGTTCAACCTTCAATTTATCCCGCACTGATTTATCTAACCACTACGTAAGGCAGGTGCTCGAAACAGAAGTATTCCCTTACAAACAATCGGTAACAGGCCAGCCGCTCATCCTGTCTACGCTCAATCTTTCTTTTTACCCTAATATCCGGGGGCAGTACAATTATACGACAGCAGGTGTTAACCCTGACGGTACACTGCAAAACCCGCGTTCGCGCTGGGGCGGCATGTTCCGCAAATTAGAGACTAACGATTTTGAGTCGCTCAATGTGCAGTACATGGAGTTTTGGGTGATGGATCCTTTTATCTACAAGCCTAACTCGCAAGGCGGCGACTTATACCTAAACTTAGGTAGTGTTTCTGAAGATATATTAAAAGACGGCCGTAAATCGGTAGAAAACGGTTTGCCGCCTGATGGCAGCAACACCCAAACTGATGAAACCGTATGGGGGCGGGTGCCTCGTTTACAGCCGGTAATTAACGCCTTTGACAATAACCCGGATGCCCGCCGTTTGCAGGATGTGGGCCTGGACGGCTTGAGCGATACCGGTGAGCAAACCAAGTTTTCGGGCTTTGTGCAGCAAATGCGCTCTCAGTTAACTACGCAAGCTGCTAATGCGCTGGCTGCCGACCCGTCATCAGATAATTACCAATACTATCAGGGCCCGCAGCTCGATCAAAACCGTGCAGGTATATTGCAGCGCTATAGCCGTTACAACGGTACTGAAGGTAACTCTAAAACCGCAGAGCAGTCGCAGGCCGAGTTGGGTATATCCACATCTGCTTCTACCTCGTTACCCGATGGTGAAGACCTGAACCGTGACAACAGCATGAGCCAGGCTGATGAATACTTCCAGTATAAAGTATCTATCCGTCCGCAGGATATGATTGTAGGGCAGAATTTTATCAATGATAAAGTAACGTCGCAGGTTAAACTGGCCGACGGTACTACGCAAAGCGTAAGCTGGTACCAGTTCAGGGTGCCTATAGCGGCTTATCAAAGCCGTGAGGGTAATATCCAGGATTTTAAAGCTATCCGCTATATGCGGATGTTCATGACCAACTTTGCCGATACCGCTGTTTTGCGTATGGGTACACTGCAACTGGTAAGAGGGGAGTGGCGCGCCTACAACGTTGAAAAAGCCAGCACTAAAGTTATCTCTGATCCGGCACTATTGAACCCTCCGGTTGATAACTCTACTTTAAATGTACAGGCGGTAAACCTGGAGGCTAATGGTACCCGTAGCCCCATCCCTTATGTACTGCCGCCTGGCATTGATCGCCAGCGCGATTATAATAACCTGCGTACCGATACCCGCTTAAACGAGCAATCGCTATCCTTAAATGTAACTAACCTGCGCAGCGGTTACTCCAGAGCTGCTTACCGCACGTTTTATAATGATTTGCGGGCCTACAAGCGCCTGCAGATGTTTATCCATGCCGAAGGTGATCAATTAAACGATAACGACCTGAATGCATTTATACGTTTAGGCGTAGATTACCAGGATAACTATTATGAATACGAGATTCCGTTAAAAATTACCCGCCCCGGTACTACCGACCCAAGCGCCATATGGCCAACTGCCAACCAGATGGATATTGAGCTGGCCGCCCTTACCCGTGCTAAGTTAGCCCGTGATAATGCTATCGCCACCGGGCAGGCATCACTCAATATTCCGTTTACGATTACTGATGGCGTTAATAAAATTACCATTAAAGGGCAGCCCGATTTAAGCCGGCTGCGTGCCATTATGCTGGGTATGCGTAACCCTTATAAACCCACCGGCAGCTTTGATAAATCGGGCATTGTATGGTTTAACGAGTTGCGGCTTACCGACTTTGACCAGCGCGGTGGCTGGGCAGCTACAGCCCGCTTAAATGCCCGCCTGGCCGATTTTGCAGATGTTACCCTGGCCGGCAGCAAAACTACCATAGGTTTTGGTTCGATAGAGCAGCGCGTAAGCGAGCGCAGCCGTGCCGACAACCAAACGTTTGATGTGGCAGGTAACGTGGAGTTAGGTAAATTTTTTCCGGCTAAAAGCGGTGTGCATGTGCCAATGTACATCAATTTGTCGCAGCAGGTGGCTATGCCGCAATATAACCCGGCACAGCCCGACGTTGAATTGAAAGATGCGCTGGCTAACGCGCCAACCCAGGAAAAGCGTGATGAAATTAAACGCATAGCCCAGGATTACACCATGCGCAAAAGCATCAATTTTACCAATGTGCATAAAGCCAAGACTAATGCAGCAGATCCGGTTAAACTTTGGGATGTTGAAAACTTGTCGGGTACCTATGCTTACTCCGAGTACGAGCACCACGATTTTGTAACCGAGAATGAATACCAGAAAAATTATAAGATAGCGCTGGCTTACAACTACATTAATCCGGCTAAATATTACACACCTTTCGAAAAGGTGATTAAAAATAATATGCTGTCGCTATTTAAGGATATAAACTTTAGCATACTGCCATCGCGTTTAAACCTGGCTATCAGTTTAGACCGTTTTTATGCCGAAAACACCTTGCGCGAAAACGATCCTAATAATTTTTTACCGGTACCAACCACTAATTTTAACAAAAACTTTAACATTACCCGTGTATACGGCATCGGCTGGAATTTAACCAAGTCGTTGCAGATGGATATTGACGCTACTAACCTGGCTGTGGTAGACGAGCCTGCCGGCCGTATTAACGGTTTAAAGCGCGATACGTTGTGGAATAACCTAAAGCGTTTAGGCCGCACTACCAACTATAACCATACTATCAATTTCAATTATACCTTACCTATCAGTAAAATACCCGGGCTAGACTGGGTGAGTGCTATTGCCCGTTATAGCACCAATTTTAACTGGCAAACCCAACCTACTTTTGCCCTGCGCAATGACGCTTTTGATGTAGGTAACACCATTCAAAACTCGCGGTCGGTGCAGTTAAACCCTACGCTTAGCTTTACAGGTTTGTACAACAAGTTTGCTTACCTGCGTAAGCTCAATGGCGCCGGTAATAATACTACGGGTGCTGGCAGCAAAATACTGGTGGGCTTATTAACCAGCATCAAAAACTTAGGTGCTACCTATACCCGCAGCGAGGGTACTTTTTTACCAGGCTATTTACCGGGCACCTCGCTGGCCGGTCAGGATTTAGATTACAATGCGCCAGGAATCGGCTTTTTACTGGGTAGCCAGGCTGATATCCGTGGCAAAGCGGTAAGTAGGGGCTGGCTGAGTACCGACACGTTGCAAAACCAATTGTATGCTACTACACTGAATGAAGACATGCACTTCAGGAGTACAATCCGCCCGTTTGCCGATTTAAATATTGAGCTCACCGCTTTCCGTACCCGCGACCGTAACTACCAAACTAATTATAAATACAATACCAACTCGGGTAGTTTTGAAAGCCTGAGCCCAATTACTTCGGGTACTTACAGCGTTTCTTTCCTATCATTAGGTACGGCATTTAGCAAGGCCAGCGGGGTAACTAATTATTCAAGTACCTTTCAGCAATTGCTGGATAACCGGCAGGTAATTTCTCAGCGCTTAGGGCAGCAAAACACTAACTCGGCCGGTGGTGCTAATGGTTACCGCGACGGTTACGGGCCTAACCAGCAGGATGTATTGGTTGCCTCATTCCTGGCGGCTTACAGCGGTAAGGATGCTGGTAAAGTGAGCTTAAACAGCTTTCCGCAAATACCTATCCCTAACTGGCAGCTTACTTACAACGGGCTAAGCCGGATAAGTTGGTTAAAAGAATTGTTTGATGCTTTTGATATACGTCATGGTTACCGGTCTACCTACAGCGTAAACAGCTATAACTCGCTCATCAGGTATAAAGAAGTAAACGGTGCATCGAGTGAGCGCGATGTTAACAAAGATTTTTTACCGTTTTATCAGTTTACACAGGTAACCTTGTTTGAGCAGTTTGTACCGCTGGTAGGTATGGACATCCGCTTTAAAAACAGCATGACCATTAACGCCGAGTACCGTAAAAGCCGTACACTAAGCTTAAGCTTGCTTAATAGCCAGCTGGCCCAGCAGAATGAGAATATTGTGGTATTGGGTTTTGGTTACCGTACCCGTAGTTTAAGATTACCTTTCAGGTTACTAAATGCTAAAACCAATAACGACATTAACTTTAAAATGGACTTTGCCATACGCGATAATAAAATTATGATTTATCGTGCCGATGTACAAACAGCCGAAGTATCATCCGGTGCTAAAAACATCACCTTGCGCCCTTCCATCGATTATGTGATTAGCCAGCGTTTCAATCTCAACCTGTTTTACGACTCTAATATCACTAAGCCCTATACTTCGCAAACGTTTAGTACCGCTTACACCAACTTTGGCATTAACCTGAAAATGATGTTGCAATAAAAAGCCTGACTTATTTTGGGAAGTCAGGCTCTTTGTTAATGCTTTTTCAATCTATATCACTGTTGCTGCTGTTGTTGTTGCTGAAGCAGTAAGGCTTCTTTATAGCGGCGGTAACTGTTGGTAGAAAATACCTCGTTTTCGGCAGCTTGCACAAAGCTGTTTTCAGGTAAAATAGAGGTGCTTTCGCCCGAGCTGCTTGGCTCATCCTGGTACTCAACACTTACCTTAACCTCAAGTATGTGTCCTGATGAGCCTTTATAAACTCCTTTAACCGGCGAACAGTCCGAAAAATTACGTCCAACGGCTAATCGAACATGAGTTTCGTTGGCTACACAATTATTAGTTGGGTCGATGCCGAGCCAGCCATAATCGGGCAGGTAAACTTCGGCCCAAGCATGGGTAGCACCTTCGCCCCGCATGCCGTTGCGGTTAGGGCAAATATAACCGCTCACATAGCGCGCAGGTATATTGAGCAATCGCAGCATTAAAATGAGTATATGTGCAAAGTCCTGGCAAACGCCCGCCTTTAAATTCCAAACCTCGGTTAAGGTGGTTTCAACAGTAGTTACACCCGGCAAATACTTAAAGTTTCGATACACATATTCGCAAAGGCGTAATGCCGTTTGGTAAGGTGTTTCGTTGTCTTGCTGTACTTGCGCTATAATGGTTTGCAACTCCGGCAGCGCTTCAAAATATTCGTGTTTTAAAAAATCAATGTAAGGTACAATGTACTGCAGTGCCTGTAGCTTTTGCCATTGCTCTGTTGCAGACATCTCCTCAATTGGCAACTCGCGGGGCTTGGTAACTACCAGTACTTCAGAATTAATGATTAAACGGTTATGGGGCTCGAGGTAAGTAAAGCTGCCTACCTCGTTGCCATAATAATCAACATAAGTATCTACTAACGGGTTGCCGGTAATAGTGAGTGTATGCTTTAAAACATCCTGGTGCATATCCACAATAGGGAATAGGATTACCTGATTGGCACTGTCGCGCACCATTCCCTCGTAAGTATAGCGGGTAATATGTTGTATCTTAAATTCAGGCATCGATCAGTAAATTTTAAAATTATGAATTAGCAAAATAATGCTCGTTCGTCAGGTTACCAATGGTATACAGGTCTTTTTTAATTTGAGTTAAAAACTGGTGCAGTCCCACCTGGCTAATACTTTGTGTTGAGCTGTATTGAATAGAGCTTTGCAGTTTACCTATCTGGAAGGCTATATCCCGGTAATTGCTCAAGTTGCTTTCTTTTTTCAGTCGTTCGTAATACCTCCCAATATTATTAACCGAGTAGATCACCGAACGCGGAAAATCAGTATTCAGCATCACCAACTCCATAACGCTTTCGGCTTCAATACCATCGCGGTACGTTTTTAAATACAATTCATATCCGCCTATCGACTGTAGCAAGTGTTTCCAGTAAGTGGTATCAGTTAATAAATCAGGATTGTTGTTAACCGACCCGAATTTGATGTCCAGTAAATCAATAGCCTGAATACTGCGCTCCAAAAACTTGCCGATATTCATAAAACTGCGGCCTTGTCCACGTTCCATGCTTACCTCGGCAGTGCCATAATACAGCATGATTTGCTTATTAAGGTTATCCAGCACACTGATCGGGTCGTCATGAAGCAGCCTTTCGGTAATGCCGGGGTCTTTAACACAATGGTAATACTCATTAAGGCATTGCCATAAATCGCGGGTAATATGCTCTTGAACGCTGCGGGCATTTTCACGTGCCAGCGTAATCATATTTAAAATTGAATTTGGGTTAGTGCGGTCGCTCACCATATAGGTAAGTACCGCCCGGCTGTCGTTATCCAGCTTACTCATCAATTCCGCATCTGCTACCGAATAAATACGTATGACCGGTTTCCAGGTAAACTCCCGCACGGCATCCTGCGATGATGCATAGTTAATTTTGAGCATGCGTAAAATACCATCGCTACGCTCAATGTAACGGCTTAACCAATAAAAACTTGCTGCTACTCTGCTTAACATTTTGCCCCCTAACCCCCTAAAGGGGGAATATATTTATGTATTTAATTTTTTTTATCCTTACTAATCAAGTACCCAGGTGTCTTTACTGCCACCTCCCTGCGAACTGTTAACCACCAGTGAGCCTTCCTTCAAGGCTACCCTGGTTAAGCCGCCCGGAACAATTTGAATGCCGTCCGGACCGCATAAGGCGTAAGGGCGTAAATCAATGCGGCGCGGCTGCAGGCTGCCCTGTAAGTAGCAGGGTGCTGCCGATAAGGCAATAGTGGGTTGCGCAATAAAATTGCGTGGGTCTTTTAATATCTCTTTTTTATAATCTTCAGTTTCCTGCTCGCTGGCTGCGTGCCCCATCAGCATACCGTAACCGCCGCTCCCGTTGGTTTTTTTTACTACCATGCTATTAATGTTGGCAAACGTGTACTCGCGCTCGTCTGCATTGCGCAGCTGGTAAGTAGGTACGTTTTTAAGTAGAGGTTCCTCGTTCAGGTAGTAGCGTATCATTTCGGGCACATAGCTGTATATAGCCTTATCGTCGGCTACGCCGTTGCCTACGGCGTTTACAATGGCCACGTTACCTTTACGATAAGCGCTCATGATGCCGGCAACACCTAATACACTCGCCGGGTTAAACACCAAGGGGTCTAAAAATTCGTCATCAACCCTGCGGTAAATCACATCAACCTGCTGCAGGCCCGTGGTTGTTTTCATGTATACTTTGTGGTTATTTACCACCAGGTCGCGCCCTTCAACCAGTTCTACACCCATAAGGCGGGCCAGCGTGGTATGTTCAAAATAGGCAGAGTTATAAATGCCCGGGCTTAGCAGTACAACCGTTGGGTTGCTGATTTGCCGCGGCGACAAGGC harbors:
- the sprA gene encoding cell surface protein SprA, translating into MVKNFTIRLVLWLLVWSVFGGITVSFAQKRPATGKDSLTISVPYRNQQSRSSRMREGRFEVDPPNLQRSIQYDAATNRYILIEKVGNLMYRAPRYLTFAEYLQLTQQQNKREYFKQLADNYATQSQQPGFIPQIKIRSRTFEQIFGSSIIDIRPQGSAQLVFAGQVNSNQNPLLAARQRKQFNFNFDQRIQMNLTGTIGDKLKIATNYNTDAQFQFENQVKLDYTGHPDEIIQKIEAGTVSMPLNTSLIRGSQALFGLKTKLKFGKLDVTSIFSQQRSQARTITITNGSQQGEFRLMPTDYEANRHYFLSQYFRDNYNKALANIPIINSNVTITRVEVWTTNRTNTTTDSRDIIALLDLGENRPYNTTQVQGGSGFSGLPAGFQGPGFTTQSNSLLSRLFSLPNNGRLTNGNEVANFFQASGATDNYAKLPYARKLTAREFTLHPQLGYISLNYPLNNDEVLAIAYRYTYNGVEYQVGEFSNDLPVDAANPKALYVKLLKNEILKTNLPTWDLMMKNIYSLGAYQVSPVNFRMTIARLDDQSGIEKPSLTEGDTTVKGKIWLQLVGLDNLTQQNDRRPDGYFDFLEGITIDSQNGRVMFPVVEPFGSDLARRLTNSPGIQNRYVYQPLYDSVRTIAQQYFPQLNRYVIKGTYASQSGSEFQLNAVNIPQGSVVVNAGSLRLQEGSDYTVDYSIGRIRVLNQSLLQSGQPLTVNIENNELFGVQQKTLYGSRFDYRANSKLLLGGTVMHLTEQPLTQKQIVGDESVSNTILGLDANYSSESRWLTRLVDRLPLINTKAPSFISFSGEVARLLPGSPAAINFAGSKNGTSYLDDFESSQSVIDLKGALNWQISGTPQLFAESRLFNDLSYGYNRARLAFYNIDPLFYNSSSTFNLSRTDLSNHYVRQVLETEVFPYKQSVTGQPLILSTLNLSFYPNIRGQYNYTTAGVNPDGTLQNPRSRWGGMFRKLETNDFESLNVQYMEFWVMDPFIYKPNSQGGDLYLNLGSVSEDILKDGRKSVENGLPPDGSNTQTDETVWGRVPRLQPVINAFDNNPDARRLQDVGLDGLSDTGEQTKFSGFVQQMRSQLTTQAANALAADPSSDNYQYYQGPQLDQNRAGILQRYSRYNGTEGNSKTAEQSQAELGISTSASTSLPDGEDLNRDNSMSQADEYFQYKVSIRPQDMIVGQNFINDKVTSQVKLADGTTQSVSWYQFRVPIAAYQSREGNIQDFKAIRYMRMFMTNFADTAVLRMGTLQLVRGEWRAYNVEKASTKVISDPALLNPPVDNSTLNVQAVNLEANGTRSPIPYVLPPGIDRQRDYNNLRTDTRLNEQSLSLNVTNLRSGYSRAAYRTFYNDLRAYKRLQMFIHAEGDQLNDNDLNAFIRLGVDYQDNYYEYEIPLKITRPGTTDPSAIWPTANQMDIELAALTRAKLARDNAIATGQASLNIPFTITDGVNKITIKGQPDLSRLRAIMLGMRNPYKPTGSFDKSGIVWFNELRLTDFDQRGGWAATARLNARLADFADVTLAGSKTTIGFGSIEQRVSERSRADNQTFDVAGNVELGKFFPAKSGVHVPMYINLSQQVAMPQYNPAQPDVELKDALANAPTQEKRDEIKRIAQDYTMRKSINFTNVHKAKTNAADPVKLWDVENLSGTYAYSEYEHHDFVTENEYQKNYKIALAYNYINPAKYYTPFEKVIKNNMLSLFKDINFSILPSRLNLAISLDRFYAENTLRENDPNNFLPVPTTNFNKNFNITRVYGIGWNLTKSLQMDIDATNLAVVDEPAGRINGLKRDTLWNNLKRLGRTTNYNHTINFNYTLPISKIPGLDWVSAIARYSTNFNWQTQPTFALRNDAFDVGNTIQNSRSVQLNPTLSFTGLYNKFAYLRKLNGAGNNTTGAGSKILVGLLTSIKNLGATYTRSEGTFLPGYLPGTSLAGQDLDYNAPGIGFLLGSQADIRGKAVSRGWLSTDTLQNQLYATTLNEDMHFRSTIRPFADLNIELTAFRTRDRNYQTNYKYNTNSGSFESLSPITSGTYSVSFLSLGTAFSKASGVTNYSSTFQQLLDNRQVISQRLGQQNTNSAGGANGYRDGYGPNQQDVLVASFLAAYSGKDAGKVSLNSFPQIPIPNWQLTYNGLSRISWLKELFDAFDIRHGYRSTYSVNSYNSLIRYKEVNGASSERDVNKDFLPFYQFTQVTLFEQFVPLVGMDIRFKNSMTINAEYRKSRTLSLSLLNSQLAQQNENIVVLGFGYRTRSLRLPFRLLNAKTNNDINFKMDFAIRDNKIMIYRADVQTAEVSSGAKNITLRPSIDYVISQRFNLNLFYDSNITKPYTSQTFSTAYTNFGINLKMMLQ
- a CDS encoding transglutaminase family protein translates to MPEFKIQHITRYTYEGMVRDSANQVILFPIVDMHQDVLKHTLTITGNPLVDTYVDYYGNEVGSFTYLEPHNRLIINSEVLVVTKPRELPIEEMSATEQWQKLQALQYIVPYIDFLKHEYFEALPELQTIIAQVQQDNETPYQTALRLCEYVYRNFKYLPGVTTVETTLTEVWNLKAGVCQDFAHILILMLRLLNIPARYVSGYICPNRNGMRGEGATHAWAEVYLPDYGWLGIDPTNNCVANETHVRLAVGRNFSDCSPVKGVYKGSSGHILEVKVSVEYQDEPSSSGESTSILPENSFVQAAENEVFSTNSYRRYKEALLLQQQQQQQQ
- a CDS encoding alpha-E domain-containing protein: MLSRVAASFYWLSRYIERSDGILRMLKINYASSQDAVREFTWKPVIRIYSVADAELMSKLDNDSRAVLTYMVSDRTNPNSILNMITLARENARSVQEHITRDLWQCLNEYYHCVKDPGITERLLHDDPISVLDNLNKQIMLYYGTAEVSMERGQGRSFMNIGKFLERSIQAIDLLDIKFGSVNNNPDLLTDTTYWKHLLQSIGGYELYLKTYRDGIEAESVMELVMLNTDFPRSVIYSVNNIGRYYERLKKESNLSNYRDIAFQIGKLQSSIQYSSTQSISQVGLHQFLTQIKKDLYTIGNLTNEHYFANS
- a CDS encoding circularly permuted type 2 ATP-grasp protein, with protein sequence MYQSAHFNEYNAIKGVWDEMYNENYSIREHYQRVITYLSKESADNLNKKEELARRLFMTQGITFTVYDSGEGIEKIFPFDIIPRIITGAEWMLVENGIKQRLTALNLFLRDVYHNQFIIKDGIIPIDVIYSCPHFLREMYQLDVPHDIYVHIAGIDLIRDEKGDFFVLEDNLRTPSGVSYMLENREITKRLFPDLLPQCNVRSVTDYPNILYKNLMALSPRQISNPTVVLLSPGIYNSAYFEHTTLARLMGVELVEGRDLVVNNHKVYMKTTTGLQQVDVIYRRVDDEFLDPLVFNPASVLGVAGIMSAYRKGNVAIVNAVGNGVADDKAIYSYVPEMIRYYLNEEPLLKNVPTYQLRNADEREYTFANINSMVVKKTNGSGGYGMLMGHAASEQETEDYKKEILKDPRNFIAQPTIALSAAPCYLQGSLQPRRIDLRPYALCGPDGIQIVPGGLTRVALKEGSLVVNSSQGGGSKDTWVLD